Proteins encoded together in one Drosophila willistoni isolate 14030-0811.24 chromosome XR unlocalized genomic scaffold, UCI_dwil_1.1 Seg105, whole genome shotgun sequence window:
- the LOC6645081 gene encoding radial spoke head protein 3 homolog A isoform X2, producing the protein MPETTTRTATNPNHVNPDNFPDNRTESEQQSRAQNFSFSSNYPYAPGRSSNINNINNYTTSNNSQTNYHVQRYQSPYNFQHIVSNAFSILHHPSVELFDYSTTSTSNPSNPSKPNQAIVRPLPRTETAQPQEQQPTQPERQQHVIREPPTTRSFFSRSTQEVRSFADELRQKLRFLAPEENFAGSGNSGAWLPNRHYALDMPQRPRFETTVPTGIFLPPPHELQSLPASMLRRHVYAYSSYPIILQSYYQNKEPTTEKDTKTRLNGVRATAAIGAAAPLTTSKTSAAAAAAASAAAPSVEQANLAGGLHITKAQFQQQLQQRQRDKRPVVPPPEPYKNVMYDRRVIKGSNFGNPSIVADVDPFDKAAELRRRNMLRKRSIQCRNQRNVLGTPPPVKGRKHETIQTEKYLEKLVQRPPEFSVDTQTDLYLEKPPTPPFIPAKVGIDVGTEIADGELFHFDAEAQPIIDVLVDACIEQSMLEVAHEMELDSLRRKQEEFLAHREAELAELRRLEAEEIRLQAEKERRLRQDAIAKELDEEMQKSVTAAKLLQGHIASLVPEVLENIEPASDAVKKEQLTKSICPWLSAEVAEEVGHIVDSREILTAIIQEIIKQRAEVYIGYKDAEVEPTPQPTDAGEEECCMEEMDGTCLSESELLECSEPPPEPPRM; encoded by the exons ATGCCAGAGACGACGACGAGAACAGCAACGAATCCGAACCATGTGAATCCAGATAACTTCCCAGACAATAGAACCGAATCGGAGCAACAGAGTCGAGCACAGAACTTCTCATTTTCAAGCAACTATCCCTATGCACCAGGACGGAGCTCCAATATCAATAATATCAACAACTACACAACTTCTAACAACTCGCAAACAAACTACCACGTGCAGCGCTATCAGAGTCCTTATAACTTTCAGCATATTGTGAGCAACGCATTTTCAATATTGCATCATCCCTCGGTGGAACTTTTTGACTACTCCACCACCTCAACGAGCAATCCCAGCAATCCCAGCAAGCCCAATCAAGCCATTGTGCGTCCTCTACCACGAACCGAAACTGCTCAGCCGCAAGAGCAACAGCCAACGCAACCGGAGCGGCAACAGCATGTAATACGAGAGCCACCGACCACAAGATCCTTCTTCTCACGCAGCACTCAAGAAGTACGAAGTTTCGCCGATGAGTTGAGGCAAAAGTTACGATTCCTGGCGCCGGAGGAGAACTTTGCTGGTTCTGGCAATTCCGGCGCCTGGCTACCCAATCGACACTACGCCCTCGACATGCCGCAACGTCCACGCTTCGAGACTACAGTGCCTACGGGCATATTTCTGCCACCACCGCACGAACTACAGTCGCTGCCAGCGTCAATGCTGCGGCGTCATGTCTATGCCTATTCCTCGTACCCCATAATCTTGCAGAGTTACTATCAAAACAAGGAGCCCACTACCGAAAAGGACACAAAAACCCGTTTAAATGGCGTTCGAGCTACTGCTGCAATCGGTGCAGCAGCGCCATTGACGACCTCCAAGAcctccgctgctgctgctgctgctgcttctgcagCTGCACCGTCTGTAGAGCAGGCCAATCTAGCGGGGGGTCTTCATATAACCAAGGCACAGTTCCAACAGCAATTGCAACAACGTCAACGCGACAAAAG ACCCGTCGTACCGCCTCCGGAGCCCTACAAGAATGTCATGTACGACCGACGTGTGATAAAGGGCAGCAACTTTGGTAACCCCTCCATAGTG GCGGATGTTGATCCCTTTGACAAGGCTGCCGAATTGAGGCGACGCAATATGCTAAGGAAACGTTCAATACAGTGCAGAAATCAGAGAAATGTTTTGGGCACACCTCCTCCAGTCAAGGGACGAAAACATGAGACCATACAAACAGAGAAATATTTGGAGAAATTGGTCCAAAGGCCACCAGAGTTTTCAGTTGATACGCAAACCGATTTGTATCTGGAGAAACCGCCAACGCCACCATTTATCCCAGCCAAAGTTGGCATCGATGTTGGCACTGAGATCGCTGACGGAGAGCTGTTTCACTTTGATGCTGAAGCTCAGCCGATCATTGATGTCCTGGTGGACGCCTGCATTGAGCAGAGTATGCTGGAGGTTGCCCATGAAATGGAGCTGGATAGCTTGAGACGCAAGCAAGAAGA ATTCCTGGCTCATCGCGAGGCGGAATTGGCTGAGCTGCGCCGTTTGGAGGCCGAGGAAATCCGTTTGCAGGCCGAGAAAGAGCGTCGTCTGCGTCAAGATGCCATTGCCAAGGAGTTGGATGAAGAAATGCAAAAGAGTGTGACAGCGGCCAAGTTGCTCCAGGGACACATCGCCAGCCTGGTGCCCGAAGTCCTTGAAAACATTGAACCAGCCAGCGATGCGGTGAAGAAGGAGCAACTCACAAAGAGCATTTGCCCCTGGCTCTCTGCTGAAGTAGCCGAGGAAGTCGGACACATTGTCGACTCCCGCGAAATTCTTACGGCCATCATTCAGGAGATAATCAAACAGCGCGCCGAGGTCTACATAGGCTATAAGGATGCCGAAGTGGAACCAACACCACAGCCGACAGACGCCGGCGAAGAAGAATGCTGCATGGAGGAAATGGATGGAACATGTCTAAGCGAGTCCGAGCTGCTTGAGTGTAGTGAACCACCGCCCGAGCCGCCGCGTATGTGA
- the LOC6645081 gene encoding radial spoke head protein 3 homolog B isoform X1 translates to MPTIPKRDYKPNKGTGMDFLSSGITRTEVTEMQLKWQDNPCPAPPCKQAFWWASQPKPIKIKGCPKPVVPPPEPYKNVMYDRRVIKGSNFGNPSIVADVDPFDKAAELRRRNMLRKRSIQCRNQRNVLGTPPPVKGRKHETIQTEKYLEKLVQRPPEFSVDTQTDLYLEKPPTPPFIPAKVGIDVGTEIADGELFHFDAEAQPIIDVLVDACIEQSMLEVAHEMELDSLRRKQEEFLAHREAELAELRRLEAEEIRLQAEKERRLRQDAIAKELDEEMQKSVTAAKLLQGHIASLVPEVLENIEPASDAVKKEQLTKSICPWLSAEVAEEVGHIVDSREILTAIIQEIIKQRAEVYIGYKDAEVEPTPQPTDAGEEECCMEEMDGTCLSESELLECSEPPPEPPRM, encoded by the exons ATGCCAACGATACCCAAACGCGATTACAAACCGAACAAGGGCACAGGAATGGACTTCCTTAGCTCTGGCATTACGCGTACCGAAGTGACAGAAATGCAACTCAAATGGCAGGACAATCCCTGCCCAGCACCGCCCTGCAAACAGGCCTTCTGGTGGGCCAGTCAACCAAAGCCGATCAAAATCAAAGGATGTCCCAA ACCCGTCGTACCGCCTCCGGAGCCCTACAAGAATGTCATGTACGACCGACGTGTGATAAAGGGCAGCAACTTTGGTAACCCCTCCATAGTG GCGGATGTTGATCCCTTTGACAAGGCTGCCGAATTGAGGCGACGCAATATGCTAAGGAAACGTTCAATACAGTGCAGAAATCAGAGAAATGTTTTGGGCACACCTCCTCCAGTCAAGGGACGAAAACATGAGACCATACAAACAGAGAAATATTTGGAGAAATTGGTCCAAAGGCCACCAGAGTTTTCAGTTGATACGCAAACCGATTTGTATCTGGAGAAACCGCCAACGCCACCATTTATCCCAGCCAAAGTTGGCATCGATGTTGGCACTGAGATCGCTGACGGAGAGCTGTTTCACTTTGATGCTGAAGCTCAGCCGATCATTGATGTCCTGGTGGACGCCTGCATTGAGCAGAGTATGCTGGAGGTTGCCCATGAAATGGAGCTGGATAGCTTGAGACGCAAGCAAGAAGA ATTCCTGGCTCATCGCGAGGCGGAATTGGCTGAGCTGCGCCGTTTGGAGGCCGAGGAAATCCGTTTGCAGGCCGAGAAAGAGCGTCGTCTGCGTCAAGATGCCATTGCCAAGGAGTTGGATGAAGAAATGCAAAAGAGTGTGACAGCGGCCAAGTTGCTCCAGGGACACATCGCCAGCCTGGTGCCCGAAGTCCTTGAAAACATTGAACCAGCCAGCGATGCGGTGAAGAAGGAGCAACTCACAAAGAGCATTTGCCCCTGGCTCTCTGCTGAAGTAGCCGAGGAAGTCGGACACATTGTCGACTCCCGCGAAATTCTTACGGCCATCATTCAGGAGATAATCAAACAGCGCGCCGAGGTCTACATAGGCTATAAGGATGCCGAAGTGGAACCAACACCACAGCCGACAGACGCCGGCGAAGAAGAATGCTGCATGGAGGAAATGGATGGAACATGTCTAAGCGAGTCCGAGCTGCTTGAGTGTAGTGAACCACCGCCCGAGCCGCCGCGTATGTGA